A genomic stretch from Candidatus Latescibacterota bacterium includes:
- a CDS encoding translocation/assembly module TamB, which yields MVKRILKSKITSWISLIIALSMTAIIVLLLIFRTDFFALRASQMLTKYFFAGTSFSLHIDRLSGNPLKNVTFDGLYVRFNGADYSYDVVRIERFQCEYELNTMFSMNPVIKTIIFEKPHIWIKPDTSGINIFPHSRGGRTGTNPSFEIRRFVIREGQFIYQGPKMADAVRRIDLDGRLTSDSDGLKINIETGSGEDIRRMLYFRNINGSVQWSNDDGDPDRGSGGILRLEDLFLELDESTMIVNGTVDPDSMFFDLNVAAEPLEVEEITRALGIQTTQYGELQGALAVRGVPGTLDIRGMVNGIFSGYALESFRIDMSWKSPVLHMNRGWGRFNGSEIDGTGEMILGDDSSVSLQLDVKELDLSAGFVRGANLPETMLNGSISMDYGPAPAGLRFDLDLQEGHFREIPFDSGKIIGGFIADTITFHSIILESPTHDIRSDGLITTSGGMRFYFDLNAASQDSLFPYFGIEEYRADVSLNGIWEGNLKEWDLIANGEFSDLEYRFTSVSEGDIKLILRRGESSKFLMEMEGDTCYIGPIPFDDVVLSLEYMNGTTDIKKLLLSRPGFSGEASVSVHSDDGIVSILVQNAEITAMGEDWMSGGDPGITLESGKIDFYDMQLHSKMGALYLDGNYDSKERMIDGVLRFERLGLSLIEETGIVSFPLRGRSLGSLSLSGSIDDPSLLIDFSTGPAVVDSIDIDGIRLTAEYSDGKTAIDTMSVVSPGGNLFLSGSLSGLRYVEAFRGSGSGLDELVLDIQTECDKLEMEPFLRMTDRSFFDGGKFTGTISVRDSLVHPSINMEGTIDSLASDPITLYGVRLDASVDKEGFLMEGSLLCPGGKEGLFNGKIPVEESDWFYSPAGNEPLYLELNMEESDLADFPEMTEVVAEADGRYSVGLRIDGTFNDPKLHGELNLFDGSFRFSGMEERFRDVNAKVILEDTLITISSLAGREGRDGTFDCGGTIILDGWRPSRYDLTAHLDKFLLASITDIMAIVSGDLKVGNLEHEGRLVPSITGMLDVNRAEVYFDIGEFSSTSTKGTMEAPSWFAEIELEARGNTWIKTPDANVEMQGNVTIHHDRRGTYLRGKLNLIRGWYNVYNNKFRVKAGKLEFVHAESMRPIVDIEAETVDPEGRKIYLMLSWHQDDIEPRLSLYHEDPGYSETDIWKMLGGGVVGAEDGAGWDALNTAQSLAANYIEKMLNSQMEGITIELETSGGSDGVSSGFEPNQTVVAIGKYLSEGLYVKYKQGLSISTARHFEVEYRLSRLFQIRSEIIMYSEKVIQGGSKRSGDEYNVDLKIRWEF from the coding sequence TTGGTAAAAAGAATACTTAAATCAAAAATCACTTCCTGGATATCGCTGATAATAGCTTTGTCAATGACAGCGATTATTGTTCTTTTGTTGATATTTCGCACCGATTTCTTTGCCCTCAGAGCAAGTCAGATGCTCACAAAGTACTTTTTTGCAGGCACCAGTTTTTCTCTTCATATTGATCGTCTTTCCGGAAATCCTCTGAAGAATGTTACCTTTGATGGGCTGTATGTAAGGTTTAACGGGGCTGACTATTCGTATGATGTAGTCCGAATAGAGAGATTCCAGTGTGAATATGAGCTGAATACGATGTTCAGCATGAATCCAGTAATCAAGACTATCATCTTCGAAAAGCCGCATATATGGATAAAACCGGACACTTCTGGAATCAACATATTTCCGCACTCCCGGGGTGGCAGGACCGGCACTAACCCTTCTTTTGAAATCCGCAGATTTGTTATAAGAGAGGGACAGTTTATATATCAGGGGCCGAAGATGGCCGATGCGGTCAGGAGAATCGATTTGGACGGTCGCCTTACTTCTGATAGCGACGGTTTGAAGATCAATATAGAAACCGGTAGCGGAGAAGATATCAGAAGAATGCTGTATTTCAGGAATATTAATGGAAGCGTGCAATGGAGTAACGATGATGGTGACCCGGATCGAGGTAGTGGGGGGATTCTGCGGCTTGAAGATCTTTTTCTCGAACTCGATGAATCCACAATGATAGTCAATGGCACAGTTGATCCGGATTCGATGTTTTTCGATCTGAATGTAGCGGCAGAACCTCTGGAAGTCGAAGAGATAACCAGAGCTCTCGGGATACAGACGACACAATATGGAGAACTGCAGGGTGCGCTGGCTGTAAGAGGAGTACCAGGAACCCTCGATATCAGAGGTATGGTCAACGGTATTTTCTCGGGGTACGCACTGGAATCATTCCGGATCGATATGTCATGGAAGTCTCCTGTCCTTCACATGAACAGGGGCTGGGGTAGATTTAATGGTTCGGAGATCGATGGAACAGGTGAAATGATCCTTGGAGATGATAGCTCCGTATCCCTACAGCTTGATGTAAAAGAACTCGATCTTTCCGCAGGGTTTGTCAGGGGAGCGAATTTGCCGGAGACTATGCTGAATGGATCGATAAGCATGGATTACGGTCCCGCTCCGGCCGGATTGCGGTTCGATCTCGACCTTCAGGAGGGTCATTTCAGGGAGATCCCCTTTGATAGCGGCAAAATCATAGGTGGGTTTATAGCGGATACCATAACATTCCATTCCATCATCCTCGAATCTCCCACACACGATATAAGGTCGGATGGCTTGATTACGACAAGCGGTGGAATGAGGTTCTATTTTGACCTGAACGCTGCCAGTCAGGATTCACTCTTTCCGTATTTCGGAATTGAAGAGTACAGGGCAGATGTGTCGTTGAACGGGATCTGGGAAGGGAATCTGAAAGAGTGGGATCTAATAGCGAATGGAGAGTTTTCGGATCTTGAATACAGATTCACTTCTGTGTCGGAAGGCGATATCAAATTGATCCTGAGGAGAGGAGAATCCAGCAAATTCCTCATGGAGATGGAAGGAGACACATGTTACATAGGACCGATCCCTTTCGATGACGTGGTGCTGTCTCTGGAATATATGAACGGAACCACCGATATCAAGAAGCTGTTACTTTCTCGACCTGGATTCTCTGGTGAAGCAAGTGTTTCGGTCCATTCTGATGACGGGATAGTGTCCATTCTTGTGCAAAATGCCGAAATCACCGCTATGGGAGAGGATTGGATGAGTGGAGGAGACCCGGGAATCACTCTGGAAAGCGGTAAAATCGATTTTTATGACATGCAACTGCATTCAAAGATGGGGGCACTCTATCTTGACGGCAATTATGATAGCAAGGAAAGGATGATAGATGGTGTCTTGCGTTTCGAGAGACTCGGATTGTCACTTATCGAGGAGACGGGGATAGTGTCATTTCCTCTCAGGGGAAGAAGCCTGGGCAGTTTGAGTCTGAGTGGATCCATTGATGATCCCTCCCTTTTGATAGATTTTTCAACTGGCCCGGCGGTCGTTGACTCAATAGACATAGACGGTATCAGACTCACGGCAGAATATTCGGATGGCAAGACAGCCATTGATACAATGAGTGTTGTTTCTCCGGGAGGAAACCTGTTTCTTTCGGGTTCTCTGTCAGGGTTGAGATACGTTGAGGCTTTTAGAGGCAGTGGCAGCGGATTGGACGAACTGGTCCTGGACATACAGACCGAATGTGACAAGCTGGAGATGGAACCTTTTCTCCGGATGACAGACAGATCATTTTTTGACGGTGGAAAGTTTACCGGTACTATCTCGGTTAGGGATTCACTGGTACATCCATCGATAAATATGGAAGGAACAATAGATAGTCTGGCTTCAGATCCGATCACTCTGTACGGTGTCCGTCTCGACGCGTCTGTGGACAAGGAAGGGTTCCTGATGGAAGGGAGCCTTCTCTGCCCTGGAGGAAAAGAAGGTTTATTCAATGGGAAGATACCAGTCGAGGAATCGGACTGGTTCTATTCCCCTGCCGGGAACGAACCGCTATATCTCGAACTGAATATGGAGGAGAGTGATCTTGCAGATTTTCCAGAAATGACTGAGGTGGTCGCTGAAGCAGATGGCAGGTATTCGGTCGGACTCAGGATAGACGGGACTTTCAATGACCCGAAACTCCATGGAGAACTTAACCTTTTTGACGGTTCTTTCCGATTTTCCGGGATGGAAGAAAGATTCAGGGATGTCAACGCAAAAGTGATACTGGAAGATACACTTATAACCATATCATCGCTCGCTGGCCGCGAGGGGCGCGATGGTACATTCGATTGCGGAGGAACGATCATCCTTGATGGATGGAGACCATCCAGATACGACCTGACAGCCCATCTGGATAAATTTCTCCTGGCAAGTATCACTGACATAATGGCGATTGTTTCAGGAGACCTGAAAGTAGGTAATCTGGAACATGAGGGGCGCCTTGTCCCATCTATTACGGGGATGCTGGATGTCAACAGGGCGGAGGTCTATTTCGACATAGGAGAATTCTCATCGACAAGCACAAAAGGGACAATGGAGGCCCCCAGCTGGTTTGCGGAAATTGAACTGGAAGCAAGAGGGAATACATGGATAAAGACTCCTGACGCAAATGTCGAGATGCAGGGGAATGTTACCATCCACCACGATCGCAGAGGGACATATCTCAGAGGTAAACTGAATCTGATCAGGGGTTGGTATAATGTGTACAATAACAAGTTTCGTGTAAAAGCAGGAAAACTTGAATTCGTTCATGCCGAGAGCATGAGGCCGATAGTAGATATTGAGGCAGAGACTGTCGATCCGGAAGGCAGAAAGATATACCTGATGCTTTCCTGGCACCAGGATGACATAGAGCCGAGACTTTCACTCTATCATGAGGATCCAGGTTATAGTGAGACCGATATCTGGAAGATGCTTGGGGGAGGCGTTGTCGGAGCGGAGGACGGAGCAGGTTGGGACGCATTGAACACTGCGCAGAGCCTGGCGGCAAACTATATTGAAAAAATGCTCAATTCCCAGATGGAGGGAATCACCATAGAACTTGAGACTTCAGGTGGTTCCGATGGAGTATCATCGGGATTCGAGCCTAATCAGACAGTAGTGGCGATAGGTAAGTACCTGTCGGAAGGACTCTATGTAAAGTACAAACAGGGATTGTCGATTTCCACGGCCAGACATTTTGAAGTTGAATACAGATTGAGCCGTTTGTTTCAGATACGTTCCGAGATCATCATGTATTCCGAAAAGGTGATTCAGGGAGGCAGCAAGAGAAGTGGAGATGAATACAACGTCGACCTTAAGATCAGATGGGAGTTCTAA
- the bamA gene encoding outer membrane protein assembly factor BamA: MVWNKYKLSSIKLQSACLMVIALVVLSVPLSADDFGADLPSVEKIIILGNKSFEDKVLKKRMRTRESGFFSFFRKPSFRRDFLRRDIEAVRTFYHINGFFDASVSIESVERDESNNSVSIKIMINEGPQTMIRHLSLSRNSLIEDKELRKGLRLTEDKPYNPILVNVDKYTIFSKYFERGYLGAMVSCETVVDSTRVDISWKMDPGNPIKIKDIHISGNSSVVERLIRRELRVRSGEYFNLAKIVESKQNLYDTGCFTSVEVEPRALDIERGSVDLHLQVRERKMGYVETGLGVGNVHANRVFAEWGQRNVLGRGYALNIKSEFAFSLFREGDYSLDKMDLENKFERHEGELVFPHIFSTWNTFSIGAFYERDATVEPIVVEAVSFNGTVSRRFSRHTSFLLGYFYEKVRREEVLDEKEKSRRRSIDATFRRDTRDFYFNPKHGHYIAFENRMAGGILGGEDNYYSIIPSYQEYRTIGESTILAYRIRAGYARAFGDSKETGLPVESRFFLGGGNSVRGYEENSLGPVGSTGESKGGNVMILTNLELRFPVPYISKFNFGGAAFIDAGNSWDGLEQISLDDFSLVREKTEVMPDDFRVSVGFGIRYYTPVGPIRIDLGFPLVRSADMDFDYRVHMSLGQIF; encoded by the coding sequence ATGGTATGGAATAAATACAAATTATCTTCGATCAAGCTCCAATCGGCTTGTTTGATGGTCATCGCGCTGGTTGTACTCTCCGTACCTCTTTCTGCAGATGATTTCGGAGCAGATCTTCCCTCTGTAGAAAAAATCATCATTCTCGGAAACAAGTCATTCGAAGACAAGGTTTTGAAAAAAAGGATGAGGACCAGGGAATCGGGGTTTTTCAGTTTCTTTAGAAAACCGTCTTTCAGGAGAGATTTTTTAAGACGAGACATTGAGGCTGTCAGGACCTTTTATCACATTAATGGTTTCTTTGATGCGTCGGTGTCGATTGAGTCGGTCGAAAGGGATGAAAGTAACAATAGCGTATCGATCAAGATAATGATAAACGAGGGTCCACAGACAATGATACGTCACCTGTCGCTGAGCCGGAATTCGTTGATTGAAGATAAAGAATTACGAAAAGGCCTGAGATTGACAGAAGACAAGCCGTACAATCCGATCCTGGTCAACGTAGATAAGTATACGATTTTCAGTAAATATTTCGAAAGAGGGTATCTGGGAGCCATGGTCTCATGCGAAACTGTCGTAGATTCCACACGAGTCGACATATCATGGAAGATGGATCCGGGAAATCCGATCAAGATCAAAGATATTCATATTTCTGGTAATAGTTCCGTGGTAGAAAGGCTGATTAGGCGAGAACTCCGGGTCCGAAGCGGAGAATATTTCAACCTTGCAAAAATCGTAGAGAGCAAACAAAACCTGTACGATACCGGTTGTTTTACATCGGTGGAAGTAGAGCCCAGAGCACTCGATATTGAGAGGGGGAGTGTTGATCTGCACCTCCAGGTCCGTGAACGGAAGATGGGGTATGTAGAGACCGGACTTGGTGTGGGGAATGTCCATGCTAACAGAGTTTTTGCGGAGTGGGGTCAGAGAAATGTGCTGGGCAGAGGGTATGCTTTGAATATCAAAAGCGAATTCGCTTTCAGTTTGTTCCGTGAAGGTGATTACTCGCTAGACAAGATGGATCTCGAGAATAAATTCGAGAGGCATGAGGGAGAGCTGGTCTTTCCCCATATTTTTTCCACCTGGAACACATTTTCAATTGGAGCCTTTTACGAACGCGATGCTACGGTGGAACCGATCGTTGTGGAGGCGGTCAGTTTCAATGGGACGGTTTCCAGAAGGTTTTCACGCCACACTTCCTTTCTGCTCGGATATTTTTATGAGAAAGTGCGTAGAGAGGAGGTCCTGGATGAAAAGGAAAAATCCAGACGTCGCTCTATCGATGCCACATTCAGGAGAGATACGCGAGATTTCTATTTCAATCCGAAGCATGGACATTATATCGCTTTTGAAAACAGAATGGCAGGTGGGATCCTGGGGGGCGAAGATAATTACTATTCTATAATTCCGTCTTATCAGGAGTATCGGACGATAGGTGAGAGTACAATTCTCGCGTACAGGATAAGAGCCGGGTATGCCAGGGCTTTTGGGGACAGCAAGGAAACGGGGTTGCCTGTGGAAAGTAGATTTTTCCTTGGTGGAGGCAACTCGGTGCGTGGATATGAGGAAAACTCTCTGGGACCTGTCGGCAGCACTGGAGAATCCAAGGGCGGGAATGTGATGATACTGACCAACCTGGAACTGAGATTCCCTGTTCCTTATATCTCGAAATTCAATTTTGGTGGTGCTGCTTTTATAGATGCAGGTAATTCATGGGATGGACTTGAACAGATCTCACTGGACGACTTCAGCCTGGTCCGTGAAAAGACCGAAGTCATGCCCGATGATTTCAGGGTGAGTGTGGGATTTGGAATTAGATATTACACTCCTGTAGGACCGATCAGGATAGACCTGGGATTCCCGCTGGTAAGGTCGGCAGATATGGATTTTGATTACCGGGTTCATATGAGCCTGGGGCAGATATTCTGA
- the gatC gene encoding Asp-tRNA(Asn)/Glu-tRNA(Gln) amidotransferase subunit GatC gives MRLSDKELSRLEALARIRLETGERETLRIQLAGIIDFVRRMEGAETLDESLNEKKRQISRMLRVDKPGDCLDRETVLEQAPDSKVGHFRVPAVIDSEEDDSRM, from the coding sequence ATGCGATTGTCCGATAAAGAATTGTCACGACTCGAAGCCCTTGCCAGGATCCGGCTGGAAACCGGGGAGAGGGAAACCCTGAGGATCCAGCTTGCCGGTATCATAGACTTTGTACGCCGGATGGAAGGCGCGGAAACGCTGGATGAAAGCCTTAATGAAAAAAAGCGACAGATTTCCAGGATGCTGAGAGTCGACAAACCTGGAGATTGCCTTGATAGAGAAACGGTTCTGGAGCAGGCGCCGGACAGCAAAGTCGGGCATTTCAGAGTGCCTGCCGTTATCGATAGTGAGGAAGATGATTCCAGGATGTGA
- the dxr gene encoding 1-deoxy-D-xylulose-5-phosphate reductoisomerase — MKKVLILGSTGSIGKAALEIAGAGIGDIEIVGLAAGRNVDLLEKQLINFPKARFTVRDDDILPGLLSSQESFAGRLVGTGSSGIENMIRETDPDLVVNALVGIAGLMPTITSLECGCSVALANKESLVTGGGLVMGMAGKDGERIIPVDSEHFSLSRCLSGNRDKTTELVLTASGGPFFKRDPKTLADVTLEQVLAHPTWNMGKKVTVDSAHMVNKGLEVIEAHWLFNFPIDDIKVVIHPQSIVHSLIRMRDGSLLAHLSPPDMRLPIMNAFFFPEVREFPWNELSFDELCSLEFHPLERGRFRGFELTVEAMRTGGSAPVVLNAADEMAVSNFLSGRIGFLTIIEWIEEALSAHSPAIIESVGDVLEADRWTKEFLLDKYGGIEGVTEETCY; from the coding sequence TTGAAAAAGGTATTGATTCTCGGATCTACAGGATCGATAGGAAAAGCAGCGCTGGAGATAGCTGGGGCAGGTATAGGAGATATCGAGATCGTAGGACTCGCGGCGGGTAGAAACGTTGATTTACTCGAAAAACAACTCATCAATTTCCCGAAGGCGAGATTTACTGTCAGGGATGATGATATTCTACCCGGACTTCTTTCTTCACAGGAGTCTTTTGCAGGAAGACTTGTGGGGACCGGCTCATCTGGTATCGAGAATATGATCCGGGAGACAGATCCTGATCTGGTCGTAAATGCTCTCGTAGGGATAGCCGGCCTGATGCCTACTATCACATCTCTTGAATGCGGATGCAGTGTGGCCCTCGCGAACAAGGAGAGTCTTGTCACGGGAGGTGGTCTGGTAATGGGAATGGCTGGCAAGGACGGAGAAAGGATAATTCCTGTCGATAGCGAGCACTTCTCTCTGAGCAGATGCCTGTCGGGTAATCGAGACAAGACGACCGAGCTTGTTCTGACTGCTTCCGGGGGACCCTTTTTCAAAAGGGATCCGAAGACACTGGCAGATGTGACCCTCGAACAGGTCCTTGCCCATCCGACATGGAATATGGGCAAGAAAGTGACAGTTGATTCGGCGCATATGGTCAACAAGGGACTGGAGGTCATCGAGGCACACTGGCTGTTTAATTTTCCAATAGATGATATCAAAGTTGTCATACATCCACAGTCTATAGTACATTCTCTGATCAGGATGAGGGATGGTTCGCTTCTTGCACATCTCAGTCCTCCAGATATGAGATTGCCGATAATGAACGCGTTCTTCTTTCCCGAAGTCAGGGAGTTTCCATGGAATGAGCTGTCGTTCGATGAACTCTGCAGTCTCGAATTTCATCCGCTGGAGCGGGGAAGGTTCAGAGGGTTTGAACTGACCGTCGAGGCGATGAGGACCGGAGGTTCGGCTCCTGTTGTACTAAACGCTGCGGACGAGATGGCCGTGTCAAATTTTCTGTCAGGCCGAATAGGGTTCCTGACGATAATTGAATGGATAGAGGAAGCTCTCTCAGCGCATTCCCCGGCAATAATAGAGTCGGTCGGAGATGTCCTTGAAGCTGATAGATGGACAAAAGAATTCCTGTTAGATAAATATGGCGGGATAGAAGGAGTTACGGAGGAAACATGCTACTGA
- a CDS encoding UvrD-helicase domain-containing protein, whose amino-acid sequence MNTGLNEQQQKAVLATEGHYLILAGAGSGKTRVLTERISYLMREKRVSPERILAFTFTNKAAGEMRSRVERTLGQQKIPFWVGTFHATGLKILRREAENIGFRRNFAIYDEDDAQSLIKDIVKKKGWKLDEYPPSILRTRISRWKNSLVTPEEALEIAVDAVEELQAEVYQRYCSELKKCNSFDFDDLITRVVELFTIHPKVKERYSRQFRYVLVDEFQDTNTIQMMMIDMLAGIHGNLFVVGDDDQAIYGWRGATIDNILQFDRVYEGTVTIKLEENYRSSNTILEASNAVIANNIGRKGKKLWSKKGRGEPLVIDYEPDDRSEAAVVRHSIVSLVRNGFRRSEIAVLYRTHAQSRALESELMRGGLPYQIIGGVRFYERREIKDLLGYMKLIANPDDDVNFRRIVNVPRRKIGKVSLERIEEEAGSLNLLEAVRRADILERLSPTQSRRIEAFSKMIASFQLRARKETAWEILSGLIEAVGYREYLGEDPKTQQVRLENIEELLNETERYSSMAEDPSLGAFLEEIALVSAVDSLKDDEKVALMTLHNSKGLEYRAVFITGVEEGLLPHYSAFDNDVELEEERRLFYVGMTRAMEKLVLTCASSRMQFGNWTGNRPSRFLGEIPSELVEVSGSARPGNYGDDLFKRVDSPDSFKSSESTRQSDSRYRVGVVIFHPSYGEGTIKKIEGTGQEMKVSVQFTGFGTKKFLASYAPFEFR is encoded by the coding sequence ATGAACACCGGGCTGAACGAACAACAACAGAAAGCGGTCCTCGCCACGGAGGGCCATTACCTTATCCTCGCGGGCGCTGGTAGCGGCAAGACCAGGGTCCTCACCGAAAGAATATCCTATCTGATGAGGGAGAAAAGAGTATCTCCCGAACGGATACTTGCATTTACCTTTACAAACAAGGCGGCTGGGGAAATGAGGTCGAGAGTCGAAAGAACTCTCGGGCAACAGAAAATCCCGTTCTGGGTCGGGACCTTTCATGCGACCGGCCTGAAAATACTCAGGCGGGAGGCTGAAAATATAGGGTTCAGAAGAAACTTCGCGATCTATGATGAGGACGACGCGCAGAGCCTTATAAAAGATATAGTAAAAAAGAAAGGGTGGAAGCTCGATGAGTATCCACCTTCGATACTCAGGACGAGAATATCGAGGTGGAAGAACAGCCTTGTCACTCCGGAAGAAGCACTGGAAATCGCGGTGGATGCGGTGGAGGAACTACAGGCGGAAGTCTATCAGCGCTATTGCAGTGAATTAAAAAAGTGCAATTCATTCGATTTCGACGATCTTATCACCAGGGTGGTAGAGCTATTCACCATACATCCAAAGGTAAAAGAGCGGTACTCACGACAATTTCGTTATGTCCTGGTCGATGAATTCCAGGACACTAACACGATACAGATGATGATGATCGATATGCTGGCCGGTATACACGGAAACCTCTTCGTTGTCGGGGATGACGATCAGGCGATCTATGGCTGGCGGGGTGCGACTATCGATAACATTCTCCAGTTTGACAGGGTGTACGAGGGGACTGTGACCATCAAGCTCGAGGAGAATTACCGCTCGTCCAATACGATATTGGAAGCATCAAATGCTGTTATAGCAAATAATATCGGTCGGAAAGGGAAAAAACTGTGGTCGAAGAAAGGGCGCGGTGAACCTCTGGTGATCGACTACGAACCTGACGACAGGAGCGAGGCTGCCGTGGTGAGGCACTCGATCGTGTCACTTGTCCGAAACGGGTTCAGGAGAAGTGAGATCGCCGTCCTGTACCGTACGCACGCTCAGTCCAGGGCCCTCGAGTCAGAACTGATGAGAGGAGGGCTGCCCTACCAGATAATCGGTGGTGTGAGGTTTTATGAGAGAAGAGAGATAAAGGACCTCCTTGGATATATGAAGCTCATAGCAAATCCCGACGATGACGTGAATTTTCGCAGGATAGTGAATGTGCCCAGGAGAAAAATAGGAAAAGTCAGCCTCGAACGAATAGAGGAGGAAGCGGGGTCCCTCAATCTTCTTGAGGCTGTACGGAGGGCCGATATACTGGAGAGGCTCTCGCCGACTCAGAGCAGGCGGATCGAGGCATTCTCAAAGATGATAGCCTCGTTTCAGCTTCGGGCAAGGAAAGAGACCGCCTGGGAGATTTTGTCAGGATTGATAGAAGCCGTAGGATACAGGGAGTATCTTGGAGAAGATCCCAAAACGCAGCAAGTCCGTTTGGAGAACATAGAAGAACTTCTCAACGAGACCGAACGTTATTCCTCTATGGCCGAGGACCCATCTCTGGGCGCGTTTCTCGAAGAGATCGCCCTGGTAAGTGCTGTCGATTCGTTGAAGGACGATGAAAAAGTAGCCCTGATGACACTTCATAACTCGAAGGGACTGGAATATCGAGCTGTCTTTATAACGGGTGTAGAAGAAGGCCTGCTACCACATTATTCGGCATTCGATAATGATGTCGAACTGGAAGAGGAGAGAAGGCTCTTTTATGTCGGGATGACCAGGGCTATGGAGAAACTCGTTCTTACATGCGCATCAAGCAGGATGCAGTTCGGCAACTGGACGGGAAACAGGCCTTCACGATTCCTTGGGGAGATCCCGAGTGAACTGGTGGAAGTATCCGGGAGCGCGCGGCCGGGGAATTATGGAGACGATCTTTTCAAACGGGTCGATTCTCCGGATTCATTCAAATCCAGCGAAAGTACGAGACAGAGCGATTCAAGATACAGAGTGGGCGTGGTGATCTTTCATCCCTCATACGGGGAAGGTACAATCAAAAAGATAGAGGGGACCGGGCAGGAGATGAAGGTCTCGGTCCAGTTCACCGGTTTCGGGACGAAAAAATTTCTTGCCAGCTACGCACCGTTTGAATTCAGATAG
- the rseP gene encoding RIP metalloprotease RseP, which yields MLLTIAAFLFVLSIVILVHELGHFLVAKMNGIYVITFSLGFGPKILKFKWGETEYAISALPFGGYVKFAGEDADEGGEKDSDKKVPELDIPEHRLYRNKNPYQRMSVVLAGPVMNAVLALLLYIFNIWSQGIFVREPDSIISGIVEGSPAAEAGFLRGDRIIEINNSGLDKDSQISDLVVYEEGIRSTFKILRAEETLTVSVVPEWNEEAGRLTLGIFSSGPAKIGDVKKDSPAEEAGIKRGAEIISINDTLVYTYIEVAEKIYSQNGIPMKFTWRQDGEVLFAMITPTGMDAPSQGEKLDVVQVGAIGIGEYYDKVPVSFSQSVVYGTRAFNNLFLSIIDFLGKLVSGKATLRAVGGPIRVGVMAGDMIRWGFSYLINFLAFFSMNLAIFNLLPILPFDGGHFVLFLLEGTTGVKPSPKVQNVMLQIGFYILIGLMAFILFLDLFNLMR from the coding sequence ATGCTACTGACGATAGCCGCATTTTTGTTTGTCCTGAGCATCGTGATACTTGTGCATGAACTGGGTCATTTCCTGGTTGCCAAGATGAACGGGATATATGTAATCACTTTTTCCTTGGGTTTTGGCCCGAAGATACTGAAGTTTAAGTGGGGAGAGACTGAATATGCCATATCGGCGCTTCCTTTTGGTGGATATGTGAAGTTTGCCGGGGAGGATGCTGACGAGGGCGGCGAAAAAGATAGTGACAAAAAGGTCCCTGAACTGGATATTCCAGAGCACCGACTCTACAGGAACAAGAATCCTTATCAGAGGATGTCTGTCGTTCTGGCCGGACCGGTTATGAACGCAGTTCTGGCGCTTCTGCTATACATATTCAATATATGGTCACAAGGGATATTTGTCAGAGAGCCTGATTCGATAATCAGCGGAATAGTGGAAGGATCACCGGCCGCGGAGGCGGGGTTTCTCCGTGGAGATAGAATTATCGAGATCAATAATAGTGGACTCGATAAGGATTCGCAGATCAGCGATCTTGTCGTTTACGAAGAGGGCATACGGTCCACTTTCAAGATCTTGAGAGCTGAAGAGACACTGACAGTCTCTGTGGTACCTGAGTGGAACGAAGAAGCCGGCAGGCTGACCCTCGGAATCTTCTCGTCAGGCCCTGCAAAGATCGGTGACGTAAAGAAAGACAGCCCGGCTGAGGAAGCAGGGATAAAAAGGGGCGCGGAGATAATCTCCATCAACGATACACTCGTATACACCTATATAGAAGTGGCAGAGAAGATATATTCCCAGAACGGGATTCCCATGAAATTCACATGGAGACAGGACGGAGAAGTTCTTTTCGCGATGATAACTCCGACCGGGATGGATGCTCCCTCGCAGGGAGAAAAACTTGATGTGGTCCAGGTCGGAGCGATAGGTATAGGAGAGTATTATGACAAGGTCCCTGTATCATTCAGCCAATCAGTTGTTTATGGTACAAGGGCTTTCAATAATCTTTTCCTCTCGATAATTGATTTTCTGGGAAAACTTGTCTCGGGCAAAGCTACCTTGCGAGCTGTGGGCGGCCCCATCAGGGTGGGAGTGATGGCTGGCGATATGATCAGGTGGGGATTCAGCTATCTGATAAATTTCCTGGCGTTCTTTTCGATGAACCTTGCCATATTCAACCTTCTACCAATACTTCCTTTCGACGGGGGACATTTTGTCCTGTTCCTTCTGGAAGGTACGACTGGCGTGAAACCTAGTCCGAAGGTCCAGAATGTGATGCTACAGATAGGATTCTATATACTGATCGGATTGATGGCTTTTATTTTATTCCTGGATCTTTTTAACCTTATGAGGTGA